One Citrus sinensis cultivar Valencia sweet orange chromosome 5, DVS_A1.0, whole genome shotgun sequence genomic window, TCCAAACCATATTTGGAGTAGAAGACTTGCACCCACAGTTTATCCGAATTGGAAACAACCTCCCAGCTCAATTTCATCAGTAGCGCCTGATTCATTTCGTCCATTTTTTTGAATCCCAGGCCTCCATGTTTTTTCGGCTGGCATATTTTGTCCCACCCCACCATACTCATCCTGTGACTCTTTGAATTCCCATCCCAAATAAATATTCGACAAGCTTTGTCTATTTTATGAATCACTGGAGAAGGAAGTAAGGTTGTTTGCATGGCATAAACATGCATTGCTTGCAGGACTGATTGAGCCAGAGTGACGCGTCCAGCAAAAGATAGATGAGCCGCGTTCCAACTAGTTAGCCGCTTATCCACTTTATCAAGGATGGATTGATACGTGTATTTATTAACCCGCGAATGGATTAAGGGCATTCCAAGATAATCACCCAAATTATTTGTGGCCGAAACTCCCAAAGTCAAGCCTATGATATTGGCATCCCGAGAAGCAACattttttgagaagaaaactttagttttcattttgttgACTTTTGCTTCCGAACTCCTACAATAATTACCCAGAACAGCATCTACGACATAAGCTTGATCAATTGAAGCTTCCgcaaataaaagcaaatcATCTGTAAAAAAGAGATGCGTTAAAGGAGTTCCATATTTGGCCAACCGGATAGGCCTCCATCTCCTCTCCATCACTGCTTGGGTTATACCATGGCTTAACCGTTCAATGCACAGAACAAACAGATAAGGCGAGAGGGGATCGCCCTGACGGATACCCCTTCCCGGAGTGAAAGCTTCTGTCGCCTCACCATTCCACAAAATACACATACTAGCTGAAGTTACGCATTGCATGATTAGTCTAGATAAGTGAATTGGAATACCAGTCTGGTTAAGCGTATCAAAAATGAAATCCCAACTGAGCCGGTCATAAGCCTTCTCAAGGTCGACCTTAATGGCCATAAATCCTTTCCTGCCAGTTTTTCTGCGCATTGAGTGAACTACTTCCTGAGCCACTACAATATTATCTACTATATGCCTCCCAGGAACAAAGCTCGTCTGATTGAGGCCTATTAGATTGGGCAGCAGCGTTTGCAATCGATTGGCTATAATTTTAGTCACCGTCTTGTAGGCCACTGTGCATAGGCTTATGGGTCTAAACATCTTTAAGCTAGTGGGGTGCTCCTCTTTAGGAATCAGAACCAAGAGGGTAGTATTTATCTCTTGCGGCACCTTTCCCGTTGTAAAAATATCATGAATAAACCTGCAAAAAGACGGACCAACCACATGCCATTGGGATTGATAAAATATAGCGTGTAAACCATCCGTACCTGGGGCTTTCAGCGGCTTCATGCTAAACACAACATTCCGAATTTCCTCCCTCAAAATTGAGGCTGTAGCCCCATCTACGTCATGAGAATCCAAGGCTGGGAAAAAGTTTGGAGCATGGTAATTCCGATAAGTTGCATTATCTCTTTTAAAAAGGTCAGAAAAATACCCCACTGCATGCCTCCTTATATCCTCCTCATCATATAGCCAATTCCCCGAACAGTCTCGAATGGCCTCAATTCTATTCCGCCGCCTTCGAGCAATGGTTTTTTGGTGGAAAAAATTCGTATTTCTGTCCCCATGCAGAAGCCAATCCTTTCGAGATTCTGAAACCAAAGAATTTCCTCCTGATTCATCACCATTTCGAGCTCATTTCGCAAGCGGGCTTCTAAGCGCAACAAACTGTTAGAGCTATAATTTTCTAGAGTGGCTTGAATTCCATTAATCCGAGCCATAAGCCGGCGTTTTCTCTGAAAGATATTTCCAAACACATCTCGATTCCAAGCTTGAACCTCCTGGACAAAATGAGAAGCTGCTGCACTATAATGGATTTGCGGATTCCACACCCGCTTAACAAAGTTATGAAAATGCTTGTGAGTTAACCAAGTGGCCAAAAAGCGGAAAGGCCTGTTCCTCCTGTGACCGGCCACAGCTCTCTCAAACCGAACCAGCACCGGCCTGTGATCCGAGGCAACCTTCGGGAGGTCGAGGACAGAATTATTCGGATACTTATGCAGCCAATCACTGTTGCACAGAGCTCTATCAAGCCGTTTACGGAGCAATCCACGTGACCAAGTAAACCTTGGACCTTTAAactttaaatcaaaaatttggTGCCCATCAAACCATTTCCGAAACAGATTACACACTCCTGGGTTCCTGGCCACACCCCCTGCTTTTCAGAGGCATATAAGATAGAGTTGAAATCCCCACCTATCAGCCAAGGGCCTCGAATTAAAGGCGCAAGGTTCTCCATATTCATACACAGCTGGCATACACAGCCGTTACCCAAGACACAAAGGTCTTAttcatacaaattttaaagtgaATGAACTGCCTATGATTAATTAAGACTTCCACCTCTATGGAACTTCGCCAAAGAAGCCAAATTCCTCCAGAAAAACCCACAGCTTCCACCTGGTGCGAATACTCAAATCCACTTTTCTTTATAAAGTCGTCGGCTTTTGCACCACTAGTGCGAGGCTCCATTAACACCACCATCGATGGATTGtagtttttaataattgttttaaaagagcgCCTAAATACCCCCGAGGCTGCCCCTTGTACATTCCAGAACATGATACTAACtgacataataaaaataagaggaGAGAAACAAACGTCTACTGCTGCTGTCCAAGGACATCATCCATCCACGCCAAAGGCGTTTCTTGAACCATCTCAACTTCATTCTCAGCCAGCCCATCTCCATCAACACCATTCATAGGAACAACTGGATGGTTATGAGCACTGTCACCTTCATTCCCCCGATGGATGGTTTGATCATCAGGAGGGTCTGCTACTTGTTGTGGATCCGGCCCTTGCCTCTCTATGTGTTCCGCGGTCACGTCCCTTTCATCACCATTAGGAAAGGTTTGGGAGGAGCAAACAAACACTGTGTGTTTAGAAGGGTCCAGGGTGGTTGCGAATGGTGCCACGAGTTGATTGCTAGAAACTTTCTGAGGGAAAATATGGGGTTCAAAGCTTCGGTTTGCATGAGGAAGGATGGATATTTCCTTCTCTCTGGTGCTGAAGGCACTGGGCTGGAGGGGGTTACAGGTAGCAGTTACTGGGACGTTTGGTTTCCTGCTCTGATTCCTTGCTACCACGGCCTTATTTTGCGGCTTACGGCGAGCCATAGTCTTTGCTGAGTTATCTGCTCTGGCTGTGAAAGTATGGTTTGATGCAGGCATGAAAGGTTGCCGTGAGGTGGAAGGGAAGTCTGGGCAAGCCTCATGCACATGGTTTCCACCTTCATCCGAGACTTTGGTTAATATGTGAAACCTTGAGGTACCAGCTCCAGTAAACTCCCTATTACGGTTTGAGTTTCCAGTGTTCTCCTGACCAATATTCGGCTTCCTTCCTCTCCTAGTGGCAATCATCCAAGGTCCGAATAGTTCCACATTATTATCACCATTACTACCTACAGCCTGTTGACCAGGAGCCTCATTTTCCGGCACTGCCTGTTGGGGTTGACCAGCATCTTCATGACTTGTCGAACTCTTAGCATCCTTACAGTTGCTGCTATTATGCCCGTAACATCCACACTTATAACAAATTACTGGCAATCCCTCGTATTCCACCTTCTAGATCTTCCCATCCAATTCAAACTGAGATACCAGCGGCCTTGTTAACGAGATACTTACTGCAAGACGTGCAAATCTTCCACGAGATGAGGAGGCTGTATTCGAATCGATTTTAATCACGTTACCCACTAACTGACCTAGCTTCTGTAGAACTTTCCGATTATAAAGATGAACCGCAAGGCCTGGTAAACGGATCCATACCGTGACTTGATCAAGATTCGCATTTGTGAAATCAAAAGAGGGTGTCCATGGCTGCACAGTTAAATATTGACCCATTATAAGCCACGGTCCCTTAGTTAAAGCATCCATAGCTTCCCCTACCGATCTGAAACGAACCAGATAATAGTTGTTTTCCAAGTCAATCACGGAAAAACCCATGGCTGATTTCCACATGACATTTAATCTTGCACACAGAGCTCTATAGCCAATTGTGCGGCCAAGCAACTTCACAACCACCGAGTTCTTCCAAGGCTCACTTAACTTAGCATGAACCCTAGCCGAAAAAGTGATGGATGGCATGAGACCCTCGTTAGTTTCAATAA contains:
- the LOC127902401 gene encoding uncharacterized protein LOC127902401, with the translated sequence MEGSENLGREGNPNSGGIFPPPFREARTIKKARFRDEEHAGDTTVQFSYKETLVNATQAMEQGIGGGLEDWDFEEGDIIETNEGLMPSITFSARVHAKLSEPWKNSVVVKLLGRTIGYRALCARLNVMWKSAMGFSVIDLENNYYLVRFRSVGEAMDALTKGPWLIMGQYLTVQPWTPSFDFTNANLDQVTVWIRLPGLAVHLYNRKVLQKLGQLVGNVIKIDSNTASSSRGRFARLAVSISLTRPLVSHSNCKDAKSSTSHEDAGQPQQAVPENEAPGQQAVGSNGDNNVELFGPWMIATRRGRKPNIGQENTGNSNRNREFTGAGTSRFHILTKVSDEGGNHVHEACPDFPSTSRQPFMPASNHTFTARADNSAKTMARRKPQNKAVVARNQSRKPNVPVTATCNPLQPSAFSTREKEISILPHANRSFEPHIFPQKVSSNQLVAPFATTLDPSKHTVFVCSSQTFPNGDERDVTAEHIERQGPDPQQVADPPDDQTIHRGNEGDSAHNHPVVPMNGVDGDGLAENEVEMVQETPLAWMDDVLGQQQ